From the genome of Bradyrhizobium sp. ORS 278:
CGCATGCCTATTGGTTCGGCGAGGACCAGGCGCGCTATCTGGTGACGGTGCCGGAGACCGAGGCGGGCCGCGTCCTCGCCAAGATGCGCGGCGCCAACGTGCCGTGCACGCGCATCGGCACCACGGGCGGCACGGCCCTGGCGATCGCTGGCGAGGCCTCGGTCGAGGTCGCGACGCTCAGGACCCGGTTCGAGAGCTGGTTGCCGGGATACATGGGCGGCGCCGCCGCTTAAACCTCCACTGTCGTCCCGGACAAGCCACGACGGCGCACCGCGCCGACGTGGCGCCGGGGACCCATACACCGCAGCCGCTAGTCTATGGTCGCGCACGCTGGTCGCCGACCCGCACCACAACAAGGTGCTGTGGGTATGGGTCCCTGCGTTCGCCTGCGTTCGCAGGGGCGACGGCGTTTGTGGTGGGCGCAGTCGCCGTTCCACGTGCGTCATTGCGAGCGAAGCGAAGCAATCCAGGGGTCCAGCGGGACTCCTGGATTGCTTCCGCGGAGCTTCGGGCTATGGCGGACGAGGCGTCGCTTCGCTCCTCGCAATCGCGATAGAGAGGCCTACAGCACGTTCTTCGACCCCGGAATCTGCCGCAGCACCCAGGTCGCGCCCCAGCTCAAGAGCACGCTGCCGATGAAGGCGATCGTCGCCTTCGCGATCGCCGGCAGGTTGAGGTCGAACAGCCAGTACTGGATCCATAGCACGATCGGATAGTGCACGAGGAACATGCCGTAGGCGTCGGCCTGCATGCGATCGAGCACGGAGAACTCCGAGCGACGATGATTGAGGAAGTAGGACAGGATCGCGAACATCATCGCCGCGCTGAAGATGACGAAGAAGAAGCCGTAGGCTCCCTCGTACCAATGCGGCAGCACCGGCGGATTGCCGAGCACTTCGCGCTTGATCGTGATCAGCACCCAGAGCAGCGCGTAGGGCACCAGTGTCACGACGATCCAGGCGCCGAGACCGCGTTGCGACATCTGTCCTTCGGAGGCCAGCAGGCCGCGCTCGAAATTGGCTGAGCCGATGCCGGCGCCGGCGTAGAAATAGGCGGCGTAGAGCAGCACGCGGCTGGCCTGCACCGAGAAAGGTCCGGCCTCGAACCAGAAAGTCGGCCCGAAATACAGCCGCGACGGAATGTAGAGCAGGCCCGTGATCAGGAGGAACACGAGAAAGAAATCGCGTGGCTGCGCGAAGCCGCGCAGCGACAGCCGGTTGATCGGCTCGAGCAGGCGCGGCGAGACCCGGTAGAGCAGGGCGGCCGACGTGTCGAAGGCGAGCAGCACCCAGATGAACCAGACAGGGCCGCTCGGCCACGGACCAACCGTCACAGTCTTCCACCAGAAGGCGGAGAAGCTGGTGTCAGGGTTGGCGCGCAGCTCGATCGCATAATAAGCGAGCGGAATCAGCGTCAGCGCGGCGATCACGAACGGCAGGCCGAGCCGCAGCAGCCGGTCCCGCAGAAATTGCAGTGTCGTCTTGTGGGCAAGGCCCGACCACACGAACAGGCCCGACAAGAAGAAGAACATGGCCATGAAGAAGCTGTCGGTGGCCAGCACGATGCCGTCGAAGCCGAGGAAGGAGGTCGAGTCGGTGTGCCCGAAGTAAGTGTAGGGGATCACCGCGTGATGCAGCAGCACCACCAGCGTGAGGAAGGTGCGCGCATGGTCGAGTGCAGCATTGCGCGCCCGCGCCTTTGGCCGGACCTGCATCTCGACCTTGGCGGCCGCCGCCGATTGCGTAACCGATATGACCATGTGCCCCCCGAGAGCCGCGCCGCTGTTGCCGTGCCCGTGCCGCCGCCGTGAGGTCGGGCCCCGCGACGCGGGCATGCAAACCTCGATCCAGGACTGCGCGAGCTGAAATGAATGAGCTCGTATGACCTGGCGGCGTCCGCCTTCGCAACAGATCCGCGAGTGACGTCGTCCAAGTATCAGATTTTCTGTTCGCTGGTGCAAACCAGCAAGCGCAGCGGCCCACAAGACGGTTTCGCACACACTCGCGGAAATTCAGCACTCACGATCGTTACGTCTCACCGGCCGCTGACGTTACGGGCCATGAGGCCCGGAGTTGCGCAATCCCGGGCAGAACGCGTAACGGCCGCAGGAACCGGTTCCCGACGCCGCCGTTAGTGAGGCGACGCGCCGACGCGGCGCGAACCGGAGGACCATACCGTGACTCTTCTCAAATGGGCGCTGCTGTTTTTCGTGATCTCCGTCGTTGCCGGCATTCTCGGCTTCACCGGGGTCTCGGCAGCCTCCGCCGACATTGCGCGGATCCTGTTCTACATCTTCCTGGTGATCTTCCTCGTGCTCCTGATCCTCGGGCTGACGATCTTCAGGGTATAGCGGGTGAGCCGCTAAACGATCGCGGCGATCGCCACGCCCAGGTTCGGCCCCGAGCCGACCTGGTGGCCGGGGATCAGCCCGCGATCAATCCGCCACTTCTTCGATCCGAACCTTGTCCGGATAAAACGCCAGATGGCCCGTAATCTCGGTCATCGCGGGGAAAGGCGTCTCGTAGCTCCAGATGGCATTGTCCAACGTCTTGCCGGGCGTCACGACGCTGAAATAGCTGGCGTCGCCCTTGTAGGGGCAATGCGTGACCCGATCCGTCTTCTTTAGCGCGGCCATGTTGGCATCGGCTCGCGGCACATACTGAACGGCCGGATAGCTCGCTTCCTTCAGCGTCAGCGCGCGGGTGGTTTCGGCGATGACGACGCCATCAGCCACGACGCGCACACGTTTCGGATTGGGTGTGATGGTGATCGGGTGATCCGGCCCTGGAAGCTTCATGTCCTCTCCCTCATCCCTCACGAGCGCCCGGGTGCGTCACCCGGTCATGCATCTTGTGTCTCTGCGCACTATATAGTGGTTCCGGGCGTGACCTCGAAACCGGTCCGCGCTAAATTCCGCCATCACGGTCGCGCGAGAACGCCTTGATTCGTGCTGTTCAGCGGGCCAAACAGGCGGCTGAAAGCCGCGGCGCTGTCGACCTTCGCCGCTGAAAAGGAGATGTACCGGGATGCCCATGGATGCCCACGTGATCGAGGAGATGATCAAGGCCGCCATTCCCGACGCCCAGGTGACCATTCGTGATCTCGCCGGGGACGGCGATCATTACGCTGCCACCGTGATCTCCGAAGCGTTCCGCGGCAAATCCCGCGTACAGCAGCATCAGCTTGTCTATCAATCGCTGCGCGGCCAGATGGGAGACGTCCTGCACGCGCTGGCGCTTCAGACCGGGGTGCCGGACCAACGCTGACAGGGGCTGCCACGCGGCAGCACGCATCGGGGGAAGATGGCGGTGAACAATCCGCGCGGCGCGCTGTTCCGCGTCATCGAGCCGAATCAGCACGGCCGGGTCACCTTCGTCGAATTGTTCTTCGATCTCGTCTTCGTCTACGCGGTGACGCAGATCTCGCATTACCTCCTCGGCCATTTCACGCTCCTCGGTGCCTTCCAGACGGGGATGCTGTTCCTCGCGGTCTGGTGGGTGTGGGTCTACACCGCCTGGGTCACCAACTGGCTCGATCCCGAGAAGGCGCTCGTCCGCGCCCTCTTGTTTGCCCTGATGCTCGCAGGGCTCATGCTGTCGATGTCTATCCCGAGGGCGTTCGAAGACCGGGGGCTGTGGTTCGCGCTGGCCTATGCGGTCATGCAGGTCGGGCGCACGGCGTTCTGGTGGACGGCGACGCCGCCGCAGCGGGCGGCCGTCCGCCGCAACGCGGCCCGCATCCTGTCCTGGCTGAGTACGTCCGCCATGCTCTGGCTGCTCGGCGGCTTCGCCGATGGCTCGACGCGCATGGCGCTATGGAGCGCGGCGCTGGCGCTCGAATACGTCTCCCCGGCGGTTCGTTTCTGGGTCCCGCGGCTCGGCGCCTCGACGGTGGAAGACTGGATGGTCGAGGGCGGCCACATGGCGGAGCGCTGCGCCGGCTTCATCATCATTGCGCTCGGCGAGTCGATCGTCGTGACCGGCGCAACCTTTGCCGATCTCGAATGGACGGGTGCCAACGCGGCGGCTTTTGCTTGCGCTTTCGTCGGCACCGTCGCGATGTGGGCGGTGTATTTCAACCGTGGCGCCGAGGCCGGCGCGGAGATGATCTCGCAGTCGCGCCAATCCGGGCTCGTCGCGCGCTCCGCCTATACGTACCTGCACATGCCGATCGTGGCCGGCATCATCGTTTCGGCGGTCGGGGACGAGATCGTCCTCAAACACCCGCTCGGCCACACGGACTTCACCGCCGCGGCGGTGCTGATCGGAGGACCCTTCGTCTTTCTGGCCGGAACCATCCTCTTCAAGCGCGAGGTCCGCGGATTTCTCCAACTCTCGCACGGCGCCGGTCTGCTTGGTCTGATCGGCCTTGTCTGGTTCGCGACCGCACTGTCGCCGCTGGTTCTTTCAGCGCTGACGAGCGCGCTCTTGGCGATTGTGGCGCTGTGGGAGGTGCTGTCGCTGCGGTCGAAACCGGAGCCTCATGCCTCCTCGGCGACGAGCGCCTGAACCGAGAACATTCTGTCCGCATCGGTCCAGACCGTCCGGACCTTCCAGCCGGAGCCGCGGGCCAGCGCGCCAAAGCGCTCGATGCTGTATTTGTAGCTGTTTTCGGTGTGGATGCTCTCGCCGGCCCGGAACGACACGGTGGTGCCGAGCAGCCGGGCCGTCTGCGGCTTGCGGGCAACCAGATGCATCTCGATACGGTGCTGCTCGCGGTTGTAAATCGCCCGGTGCACAAAGGCGGACAGGTCGAAATTGCCGCCGAGCTCGCGGTTGATGCGCAGCAGCAGGTTGAGGTTGAAGCGTGCGGTCACACCGGCCGCATCGTTGTAGGCCGCATGCAGGACGCGCTCGTCCTTCTCGAGATCGACGCCGACGATCATCAATGC
Proteins encoded in this window:
- a CDS encoding acyltransferase; this translates as MVISVTQSAAAAKVEMQVRPKARARNAALDHARTFLTLVVLLHHAVIPYTYFGHTDSTSFLGFDGIVLATDSFFMAMFFFLSGLFVWSGLAHKTTLQFLRDRLLRLGLPFVIAALTLIPLAYYAIELRANPDTSFSAFWWKTVTVGPWPSGPVWFIWVLLAFDTSAALLYRVSPRLLEPINRLSLRGFAQPRDFFLVFLLITGLLYIPSRLYFGPTFWFEAGPFSVQASRVLLYAAYFYAGAGIGSANFERGLLASEGQMSQRGLGAWIVVTLVPYALLWVLITIKREVLGNPPVLPHWYEGAYGFFFVIFSAAMMFAILSYFLNHRRSEFSVLDRMQADAYGMFLVHYPIVLWIQYWLFDLNLPAIAKATIAFIGSVLLSWGATWVLRQIPGSKNVL
- a CDS encoding DUF1328 domain-containing protein, yielding MTLLKWALLFFVISVVAGILGFTGVSAASADIARILFYIFLVIFLVLLILGLTIFRV
- a CDS encoding DUF427 domain-containing protein, with the protein product MKLPGPDHPITITPNPKRVRVVADGVVIAETTRALTLKEASYPAVQYVPRADANMAALKKTDRVTHCPYKGDASYFSVVTPGKTLDNAIWSYETPFPAMTEITGHLAFYPDKVRIEEVAD
- a CDS encoding BolA/IbaG family iron-sulfur metabolism protein, with amino-acid sequence MPMDAHVIEEMIKAAIPDAQVTIRDLAGDGDHYAATVISEAFRGKSRVQQHQLVYQSLRGQMGDVLHALALQTGVPDQR
- a CDS encoding low temperature requirement protein A — encoded protein: MAVNNPRGALFRVIEPNQHGRVTFVELFFDLVFVYAVTQISHYLLGHFTLLGAFQTGMLFLAVWWVWVYTAWVTNWLDPEKALVRALLFALMLAGLMLSMSIPRAFEDRGLWFALAYAVMQVGRTAFWWTATPPQRAAVRRNAARILSWLSTSAMLWLLGGFADGSTRMALWSAALALEYVSPAVRFWVPRLGASTVEDWMVEGGHMAERCAGFIIIALGESIVVTGATFADLEWTGANAAAFACAFVGTVAMWAVYFNRGAEAGAEMISQSRQSGLVARSAYTYLHMPIVAGIIVSAVGDEIVLKHPLGHTDFTAAAVLIGGPFVFLAGTILFKREVRGFLQLSHGAGLLGLIGLVWFATALSPLVLSALTSALLAIVALWEVLSLRSKPEPHASSATSA